The stretch of DNA GGACCGGAGTCCTGATAGAGCTGGCCGCCAGGGAGAAAATTCACACCCACCAGGTCGGGTGCGCAGGCGGCCATCTCATGAAAATTATGCAGGGAGGGCATATGAGCCAACTGGCTGCAATCCAGCCACCCGGTCGCCAGTTCGTCGAGCGTGGGAACCCGACCGGCCTCCTGCTCGGCGCCAAGCTCAGCTCCACAGGCGAGTCCTCCTTTCGAGGCGATGCCGACCGAGAGCGCCGCGAGAGTTGAGCCCAAGAAGCTGCGCCGGCTGATGCTCCCCGGCGTAAATGGATCGTTCGTCATCTTTCCCCTCAGAGTAGCCTTTCATCGTTGGTTCAACTTGCTGTTACTGATAACCCGCGTTGGTATTTCGTTCAACTCCAAAATCCGCAGCTGTCGTAATGCCTGGGATAAGGAGAAAAGCTCCCTCTCCAAACAGCTCTACTTCGAGAGAGTTGAACCGTCCATTGCCAAGCGCTTGAAATAGAGATCTCTTTATCAAACAAGGCTCTCCCCATTTCCGCGTAATCCTAGCCGTACGCCTTGTGATATGTCAATCATAATATATGATCTATTAATCTAATAACGATCATGTATTATGATTTGTACCGCCTCGCAGCTTGAGCAGGACCTCGGCTACTAGAAGGTGAAGGGCCGACAAGATGTGAGTGCTAACGTTAGCTCCAAGAGGATCAGCTGATCGTTCTTGCGCGCTCAAGAACCGCGCATCCTCAGGAAATGTTGATTCGAGCTTGTGCATGCATTCCTTTTGCCGTATCGGGCGAGATGCTCGCCGCGCAGCGCGACCAGCGGGCAAGAACGTCAGCAGAATAGGACGGGACCTTGCGACAACACCGCTCTCAACAATACGAGTTGTCCGGTCATCGTCCCGCGCGCTGGGTTCTAACGCTCACAGTCCTTGCATTCACAGCATTTGGCCAGGCCGGGAGTGGGTTCCAGCTCGCAGCGTCGTCAACGACTGCGAGCGACACGGTTCGAACCACAACGGTGAACGATGGATATGTCGGATCGCAGGCCTGTGGTGACTGTCACGTTGCGATATACAGGGAGTTCACTCAAACAAGGATGGGCCGCTCCATATCTAGCGTCTCGCCTGCTCTCCTGCAAAAACTCCACCTGCCAGCCGTGTATTCCAATCAGCGACTTGACCGGCACTTCGACGTGACCGTCCGGGACGGGAAATTGTACGAAAGTGAATTTGCGCTGGATGGAAGCGGCACGGAGATCTTCCGCGAGGAGCATCAGCTCGAATGGATCGTCGGCTCTGGAGCAAATGGAATCGGCGCCATCGTCCGACGGGGCGATTATCTCTTTGAGGCGCCACTCACCTTATACACCAGTACCAAGAGGTGGGAGATGTCGCCAGGGTATGAATCGACGGATGTCGGATTTAGCCGGCCCATTCTTACAGCATGCCTCAACTGTCACAGTGGCCGCTCGAATCCGATCCCTAGTAGCGACGGGCGCTACGAAAACAACGTGTTCTCGGAGATGCCGATAGGTTGCGAAAATTGCCATGGTCCTGGAGCGGCCCACATAGATGCCGCGACGAGCGGCGCCATGGGCAAAGGGCGAAGCTTCGCGATTGTGAATCCTGCCCGCCTGACTCCAGACCTCGCGAACAATATCTGTATGAGATGCCACGAGATTGGGGATGAACGAATTCTCAAGCCCGGCAAAGAATACAAGGACATTCGGCCCGGAGAGCCTCTCGACAATACACTGTCGATTTTCATGACGCCTCCCACACGCAAGGCGCCGCCGGACAAGGATCATCTGCAGCATTACTATGCCATGACTTTGAGTAAGTGCTATCGCGCCAGCGGCGGCCGTCTGAGTTGCATAACCTGTCATGATCCTCACGTGGAACCTGCGAACGAAGAGGTGCCGATTTTTTTCAACAAGAGATGCATGAGCTGCCACACAGACCAAAACTGTAAGCTGCCAAGTGAGGCGCGCCGGCAAAGTAGTCCGCCCGATAATTGCATCGGCTGCCATATGCCGAAGCGCGAAATAGGCTTCATCGCACATGCCAGCCTTACAAATCACCGCATTACCGCCCAAGCCAATGAGCCCTTTCCGGACTCCGCGTTTTCACAGACCACGGCGGCCCTACCCGATCTTATCCATCTCAATCCTGCGCCGGGAAAGCAGGACGTCGCTCCTCCGCTCCTTACGCTACTGCAAGTCTATGGAGAACTCGCCGCACAAAAACCAGAGTATGTCCCGCCTTACTATAGGGTTCTCGATCAGCTTCAACAGAGGGAACCAAACAACGCCTTGGC from Acidicapsa acidisoli encodes:
- a CDS encoding cytochrome c3 family protein — encoded protein: MRQHRSQQYELSGHRPARWVLTLTVLAFTAFGQAGSGFQLAASSTTASDTVRTTTVNDGYVGSQACGDCHVAIYREFTQTRMGRSISSVSPALLQKLHLPAVYSNQRLDRHFDVTVRDGKLYESEFALDGSGTEIFREEHQLEWIVGSGANGIGAIVRRGDYLFEAPLTLYTSTKRWEMSPGYESTDVGFSRPILTACLNCHSGRSNPIPSSDGRYENNVFSEMPIGCENCHGPGAAHIDAATSGAMGKGRSFAIVNPARLTPDLANNICMRCHEIGDERILKPGKEYKDIRPGEPLDNTLSIFMTPPTRKAPPDKDHLQHYYAMTLSKCYRASGGRLSCITCHDPHVEPANEEVPIFFNKRCMSCHTDQNCKLPSEARRQSSPPDNCIGCHMPKREIGFIAHASLTNHRITAQANEPFPDSAFSQTTAALPDLIHLNPAPGKQDVAPPLLTLLQVYGELAAQKPEYVPPYYRVLDQLQQREPNNALAQAALGRRCLQSGNMQEAIEHLKQSLAIGKPQSAVYSDLSEALDKTGQREQGLAILQKAIQEDPFNPLLQRSLVFRLIDLKQYTNARAAMRRYSEIFPQDFFMRQKFAVAMEGAPEQ